A genomic window from Brassica oleracea var. oleracea cultivar TO1000 chromosome C8, BOL, whole genome shotgun sequence includes:
- the LOC106308471 gene encoding uncharacterized mitochondrial protein AtMg00810-like yields the protein MKQPPCFEDPDKPDYVCKLKKASYGLKQAHRAWFDKFSLFLIDFGFVCSFPDLSLFVYHRGSDVIFLLLYVDDMIVTGNNEVLIQSLLKSLNTQFRMKDMGEVHYFLGIQIHRVQDGLFMNQEKYTQDLLITAGMADCAPMPTPLPLKLDNVSGQDALFSDPSYFRTLGGKLQYLTITRPDLKFSVNYIFQRMHMPSQEDFSLLKRILRYVKGTYNMGISMTAGTDSTLVSYSDSDWAGCKATRRSTGGLCTLLGSNVISWSAKRHDTVSKSSTEAEYRTMSEAASDIVLLQNLLRVMGLQQQIAPLL from the coding sequence ATGAAGCAGCCACCGTGTTTTGAAGATCCAGACAAACCTGATTATGTGTGCAAGCTCAAGAAAGCCAGTTATGGTTTAAAACAGGCTCATAGAGCTTGGTTTGATAAGTTCAGTCTGTTCCTCATTGATTTTGGGTTTGTCTGCAGCTTTCCTGATCTGTCATTGTTTGTCTATCACAGAGGATCAGATGTCATCTTCCTTCTTCTATACGTTGATGACATGATTGTCACTGGAAACAATGAAGTATTGATACAGAGTCTTCTAAAGAGTTTGAATACTCAATTTCGTATGAAGGACATGGGTGAAGTTCATTATTTTCTCGGCATACAAATTCATCGTGTTCAAGATGGGTTGTTTATGAATCAAGAGAAATACACTCAAGATCTTCTAATCACAGCTGGAATGGCAGATTGTGCTCCAATGCCTACTCCTTTACCCTTGAAGCTTGATAACGTCAGTGGTCAGGATGCACTCTTCTCTGATCCGTCTTACTTTCGCACTCTAGGAGGTAAATTGCAATATTTGACTATCACAAGGCCAGATCTCAAGTTCTCTGTTAACTATATTTTTCAGAGGATGCATATGCCAAGTCAAGAAGATTTCTCTTTGTTGAAGCGCATCCTGCGGTATGTCAAAGGCACGTACAACATGGGCATAAGCATGACTGCAGGAACAGACTCCACCTTGGTCTCCTATAGTGACAGTGACTGGGCCGGATGTAAAGCCACAAGACGTTCCACTGGCGGTTTGTGTACACTTCTTGGTTCCAATGTCATCTCATGGTCCGCTAAGAGGCATGATACAGTCTCCAAATCTTCAACCGAAGCAGAATATAGGACTATGTCGGAAGCAGCTTCTGATATTGTATTGTTACAGAACCTACTTCGGGTGATGGGTCTTCAACAACAGATAGCCCCGTTGCTGTAG